The following proteins are encoded in a genomic region of Shinella zoogloeoides:
- a CDS encoding peptidoglycan -binding protein, whose product MALGRNRRSQRTIDYWPGFVDALSTLLLAIMFLLTVFVLAQFFLSREISGKDDVLNRLTSQINELTQLLALEKSGKQDLEDALANLQASLAQSESDRTRLQQLLDSGAGVSAAASARVTTLEGELDSEKQVSARAMSQIELLNQQIAALRSQIAAVEEALQASEAKDKNSQAKIADLGRRLNVALAQRVQELNRYRSDFFGRLREILSDRENIRIVGDRFVFQSEVLFPSGSSDLNEAGQAEMRKLAAALLDLAKEIPSEINWVLRVDGHTDAVPLSGTGRYRDNWELSSARATSVVKFLIANGVPANRLVAAGFGEFQPIAEGDDAAARATNRRIELKLTEK is encoded by the coding sequence ATGGCGCTCGGGCGCAACCGGCGCAGCCAGCGCACGATCGATTACTGGCCGGGCTTCGTCGATGCGCTGTCGACGCTGCTGCTTGCCATCATGTTCCTGCTCACCGTCTTCGTGCTGGCGCAGTTTTTCCTCAGCCGTGAAATTTCGGGCAAGGACGATGTGCTGAACCGGCTGACGAGCCAGATCAACGAACTGACGCAGCTTCTGGCGCTGGAAAAGAGCGGCAAGCAGGATCTCGAGGATGCGCTCGCCAACCTGCAGGCCTCGCTCGCCCAGTCGGAAAGCGACCGCACGCGTCTCCAGCAGCTGCTCGACAGCGGCGCGGGCGTTTCCGCCGCCGCGAGCGCCCGCGTGACGACGCTCGAAGGCGAGCTCGACAGCGAAAAGCAGGTGAGCGCACGGGCGATGAGCCAGATCGAGCTACTCAACCAGCAGATCGCGGCGCTGCGCAGCCAGATCGCCGCCGTGGAGGAGGCCCTGCAGGCCTCCGAGGCGAAGGACAAGAACTCGCAGGCCAAGATCGCCGATCTCGGCCGCCGCCTCAACGTGGCGCTGGCGCAGCGCGTGCAGGAACTCAACCGCTACCGCTCCGATTTCTTCGGGCGCCTTCGGGAAATCCTCTCCGACCGGGAGAATATCCGCATCGTCGGCGACCGCTTCGTCTTCCAGTCGGAGGTGCTGTTCCCCTCGGGCAGCAGCGACCTCAACGAGGCGGGGCAGGCGGAGATGCGCAAGCTCGCCGCCGCGCTGCTCGACCTTGCGAAGGAAATCCCCTCCGAGATCAACTGGGTGCTGCGCGTCGACGGTCATACGGACGCCGTGCCGCTTTCCGGCACCGGGCGCTATCGTGACAACTGGGAGCTTTCCTCGGCCCGCGCGACCTCGGTGGTGAAGTTCCTCATCGCCAACGGCGTGCCGGCCAACCGGCTCGTTGCGGCGGGCTTCGG